The Chloroflexota bacterium genome has a window encoding:
- a CDS encoding S41 family peptidase, with translation MDKWQKWAVAALLITLLVTTAFAAGFGVGRYVVPPYQHPGEGGAEKQQEQFRIFWEAWRIIEDKFYSEQPLNYKSMIYGAVRGMVASLGDRHTAFLTPEQANVFNQDLEGEFGGIGVTVNMTEDGYLQVVRLIPGAPAEKTSLKAGDLILEVDGKSIQGLDLAQAISLIRGPKGTTVRLLVKHFEGDTEEITVTRALIEIPTVESRVLDHDIAYLRLWEFNARATALVHESLKQLLEKNPPGLILDLRGNPGGYLHIVVQIASEFIPEGVVVIERSSDGQETRHTVSGLGIATKIPLVVLVDGSSASAAEILAGAIQDHKRGVLIGEQTFGKGSVQITERLSDNSALQVTIRRWYTPANRAIEGQGLTPDIEVEITSDDWQALRDPQLERAISYLLSQVQ, from the coding sequence ATGGATAAATGGCAAAAATGGGCAGTTGCTGCCCTGCTCATTACCCTTTTGGTCACAACGGCATTTGCCGCTGGTTTCGGCGTAGGACGCTATGTCGTGCCGCCCTACCAGCACCCCGGGGAAGGGGGCGCTGAGAAGCAGCAAGAGCAATTCCGCATTTTCTGGGAAGCATGGCGGATTATCGAGGACAAGTTCTACTCCGAACAGCCACTCAATTACAAATCCATGATCTATGGTGCTGTGCGAGGCATGGTCGCTTCCTTGGGAGATCGCCATACGGCGTTCCTCACTCCAGAACAGGCTAACGTATTCAACCAAGACCTCGAAGGAGAGTTTGGCGGCATTGGCGTGACGGTCAACATGACGGAAGATGGCTATCTGCAGGTGGTCAGGCTCATACCTGGTGCGCCCGCTGAAAAAACAAGCCTCAAAGCCGGCGATCTCATTCTGGAAGTGGATGGCAAATCAATCCAAGGACTGGACCTGGCTCAGGCAATCAGCCTGATCCGTGGGCCGAAGGGCACGACCGTGCGGCTGCTGGTCAAGCATTTCGAAGGTGATACAGAGGAAATCACCGTCACACGTGCCCTAATCGAAATCCCTACCGTAGAGAGCCGTGTGCTAGACCATGACATTGCCTACCTCCGTCTGTGGGAGTTCAATGCGCGGGCTACTGCTCTTGTGCATGAAAGCCTGAAACAACTGCTAGAAAAGAACCCACCTGGGCTTATCTTGGATCTACGCGGCAACCCAGGAGGATACTTGCACATTGTTGTACAAATCGCTAGCGAGTTCATCCCCGAAGGAGTGGTTGTCATCGAGCGCAGCAGCGATGGCCAAGAGACTAGACATACTGTCTCTGGCTTAGGCATTGCCACTAAGATACCTCTGGTTGTGCTCGTGGATGGTAGCAGTGCTAGTGCCGCAGAGATCCTTGCTGGTGCCATTCAGGATCACAAGCGCGGCGTGTTGATCGGGGAGCAGACTTTTGGCAAAGGCTCGGTGCAGATCACCGAACGCTTGAGCGACAACTCGGCTCTGCAGGTGACTATCCGTCGTTGGTACACGCCCGCGAACCGCGCTATAGAAGGACAAGGCTTAACCCCAGATATCGAAGTAGAAATAACTTCTGACGATTGGCAGGCATTGCGTGACCCGCAACTGGAGCGGGCAATTTCCTACTTGCTTTCCCAAGTGCAATGA
- a CDS encoding MFS transporter, translating to MSTQSSHETMPHSVELEKPHRLALWIKLIYGSGEWSYASYGTLRQIFYAIFLTDVVGLEARLASIAALLGTIWDAINDPLVGAISDNLKTRWGRRRPFLLFFSIPFGLSFLLLWWAPPWSSQIALMITVMLAFMISDTMQTLVSVPYVSLTPEITPDYDERTSLASYRMFFNLLASLITAISAPMIVKAVLRAGLSQQQGYLTVAALFGGLATLPFLLIFFVIRERFAQRIQAIEPVSIRSLVQTLWSNIPFRFAVAIYMLNWIIFDLVAMVLPFFLLYWVAQGNLLASINLFGGEIALESVVLGLLLITAVVALPLWTWLSHRFSKRTAYFLAMSAWAVVQAFVLMVQPGQMNLIIALALLSGLCVSAAHALPDAIFPDVIEWDELRTRRRREGIYYGIKNFVRKLAGALAIFFALQVLGWFGYQSPPKGAIQFQQAPITLTAIRMLIGPIGTFLLAMVAVVTWFYPLTRERHARVLRLLARRRQRQV from the coding sequence GTGAGCACACAATCGAGCCACGAAACAATGCCCCATTCTGTGGAGCTAGAGAAGCCACACCGCCTTGCCTTGTGGATCAAGCTTATCTATGGCTCAGGTGAATGGAGCTATGCCAGCTATGGCACTTTGCGCCAGATTTTCTATGCGATATTCCTCACCGATGTAGTTGGACTAGAGGCGCGCCTGGCTTCCATTGCCGCTCTGTTGGGCACTATCTGGGATGCCATCAACGACCCCTTGGTCGGGGCAATCAGCGATAACCTGAAAACCCGCTGGGGACGTCGCCGGCCATTTTTGCTCTTTTTCTCCATTCCCTTTGGCTTGAGTTTTTTGCTCCTCTGGTGGGCACCCCCGTGGTCAAGTCAGATTGCCCTGATGATCACGGTAATGCTCGCTTTTATGATTAGCGATACAATGCAAACCCTGGTATCTGTTCCGTATGTCAGCCTCACTCCCGAGATCACCCCTGATTACGATGAGCGCACCTCCTTAGCCAGCTATCGCATGTTCTTCAACTTGCTGGCTTCGTTGATCACAGCCATATCTGCACCCATGATTGTGAAAGCAGTGCTCAGAGCAGGATTGTCCCAACAGCAAGGGTATCTGACGGTCGCAGCTCTATTTGGCGGACTGGCCACTTTGCCTTTTCTGCTGATTTTCTTTGTCATACGAGAGCGTTTTGCTCAGCGCATCCAAGCCATAGAGCCCGTTTCCATCCGCAGTCTCGTGCAGACACTTTGGAGCAATATCCCCTTCCGTTTCGCCGTTGCGATCTATATGCTGAATTGGATCATTTTCGACCTGGTAGCGATGGTGTTGCCCTTTTTCCTGCTGTATTGGGTCGCTCAAGGTAATTTGCTCGCCTCAATTAACCTTTTTGGTGGAGAAATCGCTCTGGAATCGGTAGTCTTGGGATTGCTATTGATCACTGCCGTGGTAGCCTTGCCTTTGTGGACCTGGTTATCCCATCGTTTCAGCAAACGTACCGCTTATTTCCTCGCAATGAGCGCCTGGGCAGTAGTGCAAGCTTTTGTTCTCATGGTGCAACCTGGGCAAATGAACTTGATCATCGCGCTGGCACTGTTGTCTGGATTGTGTGTTTCTGCGGCCCATGCCCTCCCTGATGCTATTTTCCCCGATGTGATCGAATGGGATGAACTGCGCACGCGCCGTCGTCGCGAGGGAATCTACTACGGCATCAAAAACTTTGTGCGCAAGTTGGCTGGAGCATTAGCCATCTTCTTCGCACTGCAAGTGCTGGGGTGGTTTGGCTACCAATCACCGCCCAAGGGTGCGATCCAGTTCCAGCAAGCACCAATCACTTTGACCGCAATCCGCATGTTGATTGGGCCTATTGGGACCTTCTTGCTGGCCATGGTTGCTGTGGTAACCTGGTTTTATCCCCTGACCCGTGAACGTCATGCCCGCGTGCTACGCCTGCTTGCTCGCCGTCGGCAACGTCAGGTCTGA
- the uvrA gene encoding excinuclease ABC subunit UvrA — MPQNKIIVRGAREHNLKNIDVEIPRDKFVVITGISGSGKSSLAFDTLYAEGQRRYVESLSAYARQFLGQMEKPDVDSIEGLSPAISIDQRGAGHNPRSTVGTITEVYDYLRLLYARVGIPHCPQCGRVVARQSVPQIVDAVLALPQGSRIMILAPLIKDRKGEHRRIFEDIRRSGLVRVRVNGEIRDVNEEIALDRYKMHTIEAVVDRLVIQNPEDQETGTDRLRLADSVETALKLGGGMAKVVLEDGTEYLYSEHLACGYCGISLPEIEPRTFSFNSPHGACPACTGLGTLLELDPDLVIPDKSLSLSEGALDPSPWNLARNADEDSYIAQLLEAVAEHYGFSMETPIQDLNSKQLQALLYGSGDEVITLRYRNRYGYLREYETTFEGVIPNLKRRYQETTSDYSRALIESYMSTRPCPVCQGKRLKPESLAVTVAGKSIVEVTALSVVEAMKWVDSLSEVLTPREKTIAHQVLKELKSRLKFMVDVGLDYLTLDRTAATLSGGEAQRIRLATQIGSQLMGVLYILDEPSVGLHQRDNRRLIDTLMGMRDLGNTLIIVEHDEETIRSADYIVDLGPGAGEMGGQVVVAGSLADVMACPHSITGQYLRGDKTVPVPKRRRPGNEKVLEILGAAENNLKNIDVRIPLGKFVCVTGVSGSGKSSLIIEVLYKALAQYFYHSKERPGAHQGIRGIQYLDKVVDIDQSPIGRTPRSNPATYTNVFTPIRELFASLPEAKMRGYRPGRFSFNLKGGRCEACQGNGIIRIEMQFLPDVYVPCEVCHGRRYNREALEIKFKGKSIADVLDMSVDEALRFFENIPAIRRKLQTLYDVGLGYIRLGQPATTLSGGEAQRIKLSRELSRKATGRTLYILDEPTTGLHFADIARLLQVLNRLVDAGNTVVIIEHNMDVIKTADWIIDLGPEGGDAGGWVIAEGTPEEVAEMGHSYTGQFLKKVLRRAG, encoded by the coding sequence ATGCCTCAGAATAAGATTATCGTGCGCGGTGCGCGCGAGCATAATCTCAAAAATATCGATGTAGAGATCCCGCGAGACAAGTTTGTTGTCATTACGGGCATTTCTGGCTCTGGCAAGTCTTCGTTGGCTTTTGACACGCTCTATGCCGAGGGTCAACGCCGCTACGTGGAATCGCTTTCGGCTTATGCACGCCAATTCCTTGGCCAGATGGAGAAGCCAGATGTGGACTCGATCGAGGGCTTGTCGCCGGCTATCAGCATTGACCAGCGCGGGGCAGGGCATAACCCACGCTCCACGGTGGGCACGATTACCGAGGTTTACGATTACTTGCGCTTGCTGTATGCGCGCGTGGGTATACCCCATTGTCCACAATGCGGTCGAGTGGTAGCTCGTCAGAGTGTTCCCCAGATCGTGGATGCGGTACTGGCTTTGCCCCAAGGCAGCCGTATCATGATCCTGGCGCCGCTGATCAAAGACCGCAAGGGTGAGCATAGGCGCATCTTTGAGGATATACGGCGTTCTGGGCTGGTCCGTGTCCGGGTCAACGGCGAGATACGCGATGTGAACGAGGAGATCGCGCTAGACCGTTACAAGATGCACACTATTGAAGCAGTCGTGGATCGGCTAGTGATACAGAACCCGGAGGATCAAGAGACAGGTACAGATCGACTGCGGCTTGCTGATTCAGTAGAGACGGCGCTGAAATTGGGCGGGGGCATGGCCAAGGTGGTGCTGGAGGATGGCACTGAATACCTCTATTCGGAGCATTTGGCCTGTGGCTACTGTGGTATCAGCCTGCCCGAGATCGAGCCACGGACCTTTTCCTTCAACAGTCCGCACGGAGCCTGCCCTGCCTGTACGGGGCTTGGCACCTTGCTCGAACTTGACCCAGACTTGGTCATTCCGGATAAAAGCCTCTCCCTCAGCGAAGGTGCGCTGGATCCGAGTCCTTGGAACCTGGCACGCAATGCAGATGAGGATAGCTATATTGCGCAATTGCTGGAAGCGGTGGCCGAGCACTATGGCTTTAGCATGGAGACGCCCATACAGGATCTGAATTCCAAGCAATTGCAAGCGTTGCTCTATGGCTCTGGGGATGAAGTGATTACATTGCGTTATCGTAACCGCTATGGCTATCTGCGTGAGTATGAGACGACCTTTGAAGGTGTCATTCCCAACCTGAAGCGTCGTTACCAGGAGACAACCTCGGATTACAGCCGTGCCCTGATCGAATCCTACATGTCCACACGTCCATGCCCCGTATGTCAGGGCAAACGTCTGAAGCCGGAGAGCCTTGCCGTGACTGTAGCCGGCAAGTCCATTGTGGAAGTAACTGCCCTTTCCGTGGTAGAAGCGATGAAGTGGGTGGATAGCCTTTCAGAAGTGCTCACGCCACGGGAGAAAACCATTGCTCACCAGGTATTGAAGGAATTAAAGTCCCGGCTCAAATTCATGGTGGATGTGGGGCTGGACTATTTGACCCTGGATCGTACCGCAGCCACGTTGTCGGGGGGAGAAGCACAACGCATCCGCCTGGCGACGCAGATCGGCTCGCAGTTGATGGGTGTGCTCTATATTTTGGATGAGCCTAGCGTTGGTCTCCATCAACGCGACAACCGCCGCTTGATTGATACTCTGATGGGTATGCGTGACCTGGGCAATACGCTTATCATAGTGGAGCATGACGAGGAAACCATCCGCTCAGCAGATTATATCGTTGACCTGGGGCCTGGGGCAGGTGAGATGGGGGGGCAGGTTGTAGTAGCTGGTTCGTTGGCGGATGTCATGGCCTGTCCGCACTCTATCACGGGGCAATACTTGCGCGGCGATAAAACCGTGCCCGTGCCGAAACGACGCCGACCAGGGAATGAGAAGGTGCTGGAGATTTTGGGCGCAGCAGAGAACAACCTGAAGAACATTGACGTCCGTATTCCGCTAGGCAAATTCGTGTGCGTAACAGGAGTATCTGGTTCGGGCAAGTCGAGCTTGATCATCGAGGTTCTGTACAAAGCGCTGGCGCAATATTTCTATCATAGTAAAGAGCGGCCAGGAGCACATCAGGGCATTCGTGGCATCCAATATCTGGATAAGGTGGTTGACATTGACCAATCGCCTATTGGGCGCACACCGCGTTCCAACCCTGCTACCTACACCAACGTGTTTACACCCATCCGCGAGTTGTTCGCGTCCTTGCCTGAGGCCAAGATGCGTGGCTATCGTCCAGGGCGTTTCTCGTTCAATTTGAAGGGAGGCCGCTGCGAGGCATGTCAGGGCAATGGCATCATTCGCATCGAGATGCAGTTCCTGCCCGATGTCTATGTCCCCTGCGAGGTTTGTCATGGACGTCGCTACAACCGCGAGGCATTGGAAATCAAGTTTAAAGGGAAGAGCATTGCCGATGTGTTAGATATGAGTGTGGATGAGGCTTTGCGCTTTTTCGAGAACATACCAGCTATTCGGCGCAAGTTGCAGACGCTGTACGATGTGGGTTTGGGATACATTCGTCTTGGACAACCTGCCACAACCTTGTCTGGGGGCGAGGCGCAGCGCATCAAGTTGTCCCGGGAGCTATCGCGTAAGGCCACCGGTCGCACGCTGTACATCTTGGATGAACCAACGACGGGGTTGCATTTTGCGGACATTGCTCGTTTGCTGCAAGTGTTAAATCGTTTGGTTGACGCGGGCAACACAGTGGTCATCATCGAGCATAACATGGACGTCATCAAGACGGCGGATTGGATCATTGACCTAGGGCCAGAGGGAGGGGATGCTGGCGGTTGGGTGATTGCCGAGGGGACGCCCGAGGAAGTGGCAGAGATGGGTCATTCGTACACGGGGCAATTTCTCAAGAAGGTGTTGAGGAGGGCAGGTTGA
- a CDS encoding nitroreductase family protein, producing MSDEENLTPVERTIRERRSVRQYRSDAVPRDLILRVLDSARWAPSAVNRQPWHFVVVTQPERRSALAESARIAGIVPRHVARAPVLIALCGDERRSSWYVHDCCLASQNLMLVAKALGLGTCWIGAFDEERVAEVLALPEGVRVVGLITLGYPVHAEQKPTPRLPLQQIVHWEGFGPPGSWGRRAARLGQSGVLSLWRRIGDFLGLGAIKHGIRPDDKG from the coding sequence ATGTCCGATGAGGAAAATCTTACGCCAGTGGAGAGAACAATCCGCGAGCGGCGCTCTGTGCGACAATACCGGTCGGATGCGGTGCCACGGGACTTGATCCTGCGCGTGCTGGATTCGGCGCGCTGGGCGCCTAGTGCCGTGAATCGCCAACCGTGGCATTTTGTCGTCGTTACACAGCCGGAACGCCGCTCTGCATTGGCTGAAAGCGCGCGGATCGCGGGCATCGTGCCTCGTCATGTCGCACGGGCACCGGTGCTTATTGCGCTATGCGGTGATGAACGGCGCAGTAGCTGGTATGTCCATGATTGTTGCCTGGCTAGCCAGAATCTCATGCTGGTAGCCAAAGCCTTGGGACTGGGGACATGCTGGATTGGCGCCTTTGATGAGGAGCGGGTTGCAGAAGTGCTTGCTCTGCCCGAGGGCGTACGGGTTGTTGGCCTGATCACGCTGGGCTACCCAGTACATGCTGAGCAAAAGCCCACTCCACGCTTGCCTCTGCAGCAGATAGTCCATTGGGAAGGATTTGGGCCTCCAGGATCATGGGGACGTCGCGCTGCTCGCCTGGGTCAAAGCGGCGTGCTTTCGTTATGGCGTCGCATTGGCGATTTCCTGGGCTTGGGAGCGATCAAACACGGTATTCGTCCCGATGACAAAGGCTAA
- a CDS encoding PLP-dependent transferase, translated as MMKELSMATLAVHAGERASVPDYTPITTPIHHAVTYLYEDMHTLDAVFAGQRSGYVYSRFANPTVTALEEAIARLEGTESAVACASGMAAVHLALLASGATAGKTVLMAQDLYGGTHSLLTQIFPAQGVHVHTVDMTDLSAVSKAIAETKPAVLFVETISNPLLRVADIPTLAKLAHEGGARLIVDNTFATPCLYRPALHGADYVVYSATKYLSGHGDAMGGLVAASAEQSRAMREIRKLLGNVLGPNEAWLILRGLKTLVLRMRQHSQNANLVAHFLQSHPRVSQVFYPSLPTHPQFTLSRRLFPCNLFGGMVSFKIKGADQEKVFRFMNALRVIVPATSLGDVYSLILYPAHSSHRWLSDEEKQRQGIAPDLVRLSVGIEEPADIIADLTQALDALGE; from the coding sequence ATGATGAAAGAACTCAGCATGGCGACGCTGGCCGTGCACGCTGGCGAGCGGGCCAGTGTCCCCGATTATACGCCCATAACCACACCGATACACCATGCAGTCACCTATCTCTACGAAGACATGCACACACTCGACGCTGTCTTTGCAGGTCAACGCTCAGGTTACGTCTATAGCCGCTTCGCCAACCCCACCGTAACCGCTTTAGAGGAAGCCATCGCCCGGTTGGAAGGCACAGAATCTGCCGTAGCTTGCGCCTCGGGCATGGCGGCAGTTCATTTGGCATTGCTGGCCTCAGGCGCTACTGCTGGCAAAACTGTGCTCATGGCTCAGGACCTCTACGGTGGGACGCATTCCCTGCTGACGCAGATATTCCCGGCACAGGGAGTGCATGTTCACACAGTGGACATGACTGACCTGAGCGCTGTATCCAAGGCCATTGCCGAAACAAAACCAGCCGTCCTTTTCGTAGAGACCATCTCCAATCCCTTGCTCCGAGTTGCTGACATCCCCACCCTGGCTAAGCTGGCCCATGAGGGCGGGGCTCGGCTCATTGTGGACAATACTTTTGCCACGCCATGCCTATATCGGCCAGCCTTACATGGTGCGGATTATGTCGTGTATAGCGCGACGAAATACCTCAGCGGCCATGGGGATGCAATGGGCGGACTTGTTGCCGCTTCCGCCGAGCAGAGCCGAGCGATGCGCGAGATACGAAAACTGCTGGGCAACGTATTGGGGCCAAATGAGGCCTGGCTTATCCTGCGCGGCTTGAAAACTCTCGTCCTGCGCATGCGCCAACACAGCCAGAATGCCAACCTCGTGGCTCATTTCCTGCAGTCCCACCCACGGGTCAGTCAAGTGTTCTATCCCAGCCTCCCAACCCACCCGCAGTTCACCCTTAGCCGGCGCTTGTTTCCCTGCAATCTATTCGGTGGCATGGTCTCCTTCAAGATCAAAGGGGCAGATCAGGAAAAAGTATTCCGCTTTATGAACGCTCTGCGCGTCATCGTGCCTGCTACTAGCCTGGGGGACGTCTACAGCCTGATCCTCTATCCAGCCCATTCTTCACACCGCTGGCTGAGCGACGAGGAGAAACAACGCCAAGGCATCGCGCCGGATCTCGTGCGCTTATCCGTAGGCATCGAGGAGCCCGCGGATATCATCGCTGACCTAACCCAAGCACTGGATGCTCTGGGTGAATAG
- the mtnP gene encoding S-methyl-5'-thioadenosine phosphorylase, with the protein MEQAILGVIGGSGVYDIEALQDVKEVQIKTPFGDPSDAIVLGTLAGVRVAFLPRHGRGHRIMPSEVNARANIYALKSLGVQYIVSISACGSMREELAPRHIVIPDQIFDRTKGRPSTFFGNGLVVHISFDEPYCPILSELVYQAVQKTGATVHKGGTFLVIEGPQFSTKAESRIYRQWGVDIIGMTALPEAKLAREAEICYAAMAHVTDYDVWHETEEPVTVAMLIENLMANAATTKKALTYLAPMVAAQKERTCKCATALSAAIITQRDVIPDTTRTQLRLLLDKYLK; encoded by the coding sequence ATGGAACAAGCAATCTTGGGTGTGATTGGAGGCAGCGGTGTCTATGACATCGAAGCGCTGCAAGATGTCAAAGAAGTGCAGATCAAAACGCCATTTGGCGATCCGAGCGATGCGATTGTGCTGGGCACATTAGCCGGCGTACGCGTGGCTTTCTTGCCTCGTCATGGGCGTGGTCACCGCATCATGCCCAGCGAAGTGAATGCTCGGGCTAACATCTACGCCCTCAAGTCCCTGGGCGTGCAGTACATTGTTTCCATCAGTGCATGCGGTAGCATGCGGGAGGAACTTGCTCCGCGGCACATTGTCATCCCCGACCAGATCTTCGATCGTACCAAGGGCAGACCTAGCACCTTTTTTGGCAATGGATTGGTAGTGCATATCAGTTTCGATGAGCCGTATTGCCCTATCCTGAGCGAACTGGTGTATCAGGCAGTGCAAAAGACCGGCGCAACGGTGCACAAAGGAGGGACATTCCTGGTCATCGAGGGACCTCAGTTCTCGACCAAAGCCGAATCGCGCATTTACCGGCAATGGGGTGTGGATATCATTGGCATGACGGCTCTTCCGGAAGCAAAACTGGCTCGCGAGGCAGAAATTTGCTACGCTGCTATGGCCCACGTAACAGACTATGACGTCTGGCACGAAACCGAGGAGCCTGTGACCGTAGCCATGTTAATTGAGAACCTGATGGCCAATGCTGCAACGACAAAGAAGGCACTCACCTACTTGGCGCCGATGGTTGCGGCGCAGAAAGAACGCACCTGCAAATGCGCGACGGCTTTGTCCGCAGCGATCATTACCCAGCGCGATGTCATTCCTGATACAACCAGAACACAACTGAGGCTACTGCTCGACAAGTACCTCAAATAG
- a CDS encoding aspartate aminotransferase family protein: MMKALRQEDVQWQQGRIFSLVYYANDEITELLKEAYSLFFSENALNPTVFPSLRRLETEVVAMVAALLGGDDNVVGNMTSGGTESLLMAVKAARDWARAHKPDIQCPEMVLPITAHPALEKAAHYFGVKPVHFPVGNDFRADIAAARRAITPRTILLVGSAPSYPHGVMDPISELAQLAQERGLWFHVDSCVGGMMLPFVRRLGYPVPEFDFQVPGVTSISADLHKYGYTAKGASVILYRNRDFRRYQFFVHTDWPGGIYISPTMAGTRPAGPIAAAWALMHFLGEEGYLALADTVMKTALKLRQGIADIPGIHILGEPEMSIMAIASNKLNIYEIGDEMALRGWHLDRQQFPPSLHLTVTPAHAAVADLFLQDLADAVKLAKKPSLQKIGSSVMLTLANVAARLLPEKLVSWLTSRASALLGGKGTGLPQRSAAIYGMMGSLPNRGDLRELVLDLLDRLTSPER, encoded by the coding sequence ATGATGAAAGCCCTCCGCCAGGAGGATGTCCAATGGCAGCAGGGTCGTATCTTCAGCCTGGTGTACTATGCCAACGATGAAATAACGGAACTACTGAAAGAAGCCTACTCCCTGTTCTTCTCCGAGAACGCGCTCAACCCCACTGTTTTTCCCAGCCTGCGCCGACTGGAGACAGAAGTCGTAGCCATGGTTGCCGCTTTACTGGGTGGTGATGACAACGTCGTGGGCAACATGACTTCGGGAGGCACAGAGAGCCTCCTGATGGCAGTGAAGGCAGCCAGGGATTGGGCGCGTGCTCACAAACCTGATATTCAATGCCCAGAGATGGTTTTGCCCATCACGGCTCACCCCGCTCTGGAGAAAGCAGCACACTATTTTGGAGTAAAGCCAGTCCATTTCCCCGTAGGCAATGATTTCCGTGCCGATATAGCGGCTGCACGCAGAGCCATTACTCCGCGTACCATCCTCCTGGTCGGCTCTGCCCCCTCCTACCCCCATGGAGTAATGGACCCTATATCCGAGCTGGCTCAACTCGCTCAGGAACGCGGCCTCTGGTTTCACGTAGACTCCTGTGTGGGCGGGATGATGCTGCCATTCGTCCGTCGCCTGGGCTACCCGGTACCAGAATTTGATTTCCAGGTGCCTGGCGTAACCTCCATCTCAGCGGACCTGCACAAGTACGGCTACACCGCCAAGGGCGCATCGGTTATCCTCTACCGTAATAGAGATTTTCGTCGCTATCAATTCTTCGTTCATACGGATTGGCCAGGCGGCATCTACATCTCACCTACCATGGCCGGCACCCGGCCCGCCGGGCCTATCGCCGCTGCCTGGGCCTTGATGCACTTCCTGGGCGAAGAAGGATACCTGGCCTTGGCAGATACAGTGATGAAGACCGCCTTAAAGCTCCGTCAAGGCATTGCAGATATCCCTGGCATCCACATCCTGGGCGAACCAGAGATGAGCATCATGGCCATTGCATCCAATAAGCTGAATATCTATGAGATTGGCGATGAAATGGCCTTGCGCGGTTGGCACCTCGATCGGCAACAGTTTCCCCCCAGCCTGCACCTGACGGTTACACCTGCTCATGCTGCTGTGGCCGATCTCTTCTTGCAAGACCTGGCGGATGCAGTGAAACTAGCCAAAAAGCCCAGCCTACAGAAAATCGGGAGCAGCGTGATGCTCACTTTAGCCAATGTTGCTGCCAGGTTGTTGCCGGAGAAACTAGTCAGTTGGCTGACCTCTCGTGCTTCGGCATTGCTGGGAGGAAAAGGTACAGGGCTACCACAGCGCTCAGCTGCAATATATGGTATGATGGGTTCACTGCCGAACCGTGGCGATTTGCGCGAATTAGTTCTCGATTTGCTGGATCGCCTGACAAGCCCAGAGAGATAA
- the smpB gene encoding SsrA-binding protein SmpB, with product MSEIKVIATNRKAYHDYFLQDTQEAGIALTGTEIKSVRAGRVNLRDSYVQIRNGEAWLINVHIAPYAAGSRENPDPRRDRKLLLHSREIARLQSAVQEKGLTIVPLRLYLKNNRAKVEIALARGKKLYDKREAIAKRETQRLMEQELKRRR from the coding sequence ATGAGCGAAATCAAAGTTATTGCCACCAACCGCAAAGCCTATCATGACTATTTCCTCCAGGATACTCAGGAGGCAGGCATTGCCCTGACTGGCACAGAGATCAAATCGGTGCGTGCTGGTCGGGTCAACTTGCGCGATAGCTACGTGCAGATTAGAAACGGCGAGGCTTGGCTTATAAACGTCCATATTGCCCCGTACGCCGCGGGGAGCAGGGAAAACCCCGACCCGCGCCGAGATCGCAAGCTACTGCTGCACAGCCGTGAGATCGCCCGCCTACAGAGCGCAGTCCAGGAAAAGGGCTTGACTATTGTGCCGCTGAGGCTGTATCTGAAGAACAATCGGGCGAAGGTAGAAATTGCCCTGGCACGAGGTAAGAAGCTTTACGACAAGAGAGAAGCAATTGCCAAGCGAGAAACGCAGCGCCTCATGGAACAGGAGCTGAAACGACGTCGCTAG